In Tamandua tetradactyla isolate mTamTet1 chromosome 7, mTamTet1.pri, whole genome shotgun sequence, the following are encoded in one genomic region:
- the BHLHE41 gene encoding class E basic helix-loop-helix protein 41, with product MDEGIPHLQERQLLEHRDFIGLDYSSLYLCKPKRSMKRDDSKDTYKLPHRLIEKKRRDRINECIAQLKDLLPEHLKLTTLGHLEKAVVLELTLKHLKALTALTEQQHQKIIALQNGERSLKSPIQSDLDAFHSGFQTCAKEVLQYLSRFESWTPREPRCVQLINHLHAVATQFLPTPQLLTQQVPRSKGTSAPSASAPSGSATDPCLERAGQKLEPLAHCVPVIQRTQSSAELAAENDTDTDSGYGGEAEARPDREKVRGAGTSRVTIKQEPPGEESPAPKRMKLDSRGSGGPVGGAAAAAAALLGPDPAAAAAALLKPDAALLSSLVAFGGGGGAPFAQPAAPFCLPFYFLSPSAAAAYVQPFLDKSGLEKYLYPAAAAAPFPLLYPGIHAPAAAAAAAAAAAAAAAFPCLSSVLSPPPEKAGATAATLLPHEVAPPGTVLPHHPHGRTHLPFAAPRELGNPESSAQEDSSQLGKETP from the exons ATGGACGAAGGAATTCCTCATTTGCAAGAGAGGCAGTTACTGGAACATAGAGATTTTATAGG ACTGGACTATTCCTCTTTATATCTGTGTAAACCCAAAAGGAGCATGAAGCGAGACGACAGCAAG GATACCTACAAGTTACCGCACAgattaatagaaaagaaaagaagagaccgAATTAATGAATGCATTGCTCAACTGAAAGATTTACTGCCTGAACATCTGAAATTGACA ACTCTGGGGCATCTGGAAAAAGCGGTAGTCCTGGAATTAACTTTGAAACACTTAAAAGCTTTAACAGCCTTAACCGAGCAACAGCATCAGAAGATAATTGCTTTACAGAATG GGGAGCGATCTCTGAAATCGCCCATTCAGTCCGACTTGGATGCGTTCCACTCGGGATTTCAAACATGCGCCAAAGAAGTCTTGCAATACCTCTCCCGGTTTGAGAGCTGGACGCCCAGGGAGCCGCGGTGTGTCCAGCTGATCAACCACTTGCACGCCGTGGCCACCCAGTTCTTGCCCACGCCCCAGCTGTTGACGCAACAGGTCCCTCGGAGCAAAGGCACCAGCGCGCCCTCGGCCTCCGCCCCCTCCGGGTCCGCGACGGACCCCTGCCTGGAGCGTGCGGGGCAGAAGCTGGAGCCGTTAGCCCACTGTGTGCCGGTCATCCAGCGGACTCAGTCCAGTGCCGAGCTCGCTGCCGAGAACGACACGGACACCGACAGCGGCTACGGCGGTGAGGCCGAGGCCCGGCCGGACCGCGAGAAGGTCAGAGGCGCCGGGACGAGCCGCGTCACCATCAAGCAGGAGCCCCCCGGGGAGGAATCGCCGGCGCCCAAGAGGATGAAGCTGGATTCCCGTGGCAGCGGCGGCCCGGTGGgcggcgcggcggcggcggcggcagcgctTTTGGGGCCCGACCCGGCCGCCGCGGCCGCGGCGCTGCTGAAACCCGACGCCGCCCTGCTCAGCTCGCTAGTGGCGTTCGGCGGAGGCGGGGGCGCGCCCTTCGCGCAGCCCGCGGCCCCCTTCTGCTTGCCCTTCTACTTCCTCTCGCCCTCCGCGGCCGCCGCCTACGTGCAGCCCTTCCTGGACAAGAGCGGCCTGGAGAAATACCTGTACCCGGCGGCGGCCGCTGCCCCGTTCCCGCTGCTGTACCCCGGCATCCACGCCCCGGCGGCCGCGGCAGCTGCCGCCgctgcagccgccgccgccgccgccttccCCTGCCTGTCCTCGGTGTTGTCGCCCCCGCCCGAGAAAGCGGGCGCCACCGCCGCAACCCTTTTACCGCACGAGGTAGCGCCCCCTGGGACGGTGCTCCCCCACCACCCGCACGGCCGCACCCACCTACCGTTCGCCGCTCCCCGCGAGCTCGGGAACCCCGAGAGCTCTGCTCAGGAAGATTCCTCGCAGCTGGGAAAGGAAACCCCCTAA
- the LOC143691607 gene encoding uncharacterized protein LOC143691607, with product MHQQERSRDWGGRCVSPGSPRRARVPGTDLGRGKQRQGGGHVSAGVASPLRLQEPPGSRLALLQSPECWAETRTASGFVTPAAAQAHPGVGRRSPSGHLVCIEGRLRSLDFLK from the coding sequence ATGCACCAGCAGGAACGCAGCAGGGACTGGGGCGGTCGCTGCGTGTCCCCCGGCTCGCCCCGCCGGGCGCGGGTTCCGGGGACGGATCTGGGTCGCGGGAAGCAGCGGCAGGGAGGAGGTCACGTGTCTGCGGGAGTCGCGTCTCCTCTCCGCCTCCAGGAGCCGCCCGGGTCGCGGCTTGCGCTGCTGCAGTCTCCTGAGTGCTGGGCGGAGACGCGCACCGCGTCTGGCTTCGTGACTCCGGCGGCGGCCCAGGCTCACCCCGGCGTGGGGAGACGCTCGCCTTCCGGCCACTTGGTCTGCATAGAGGGTCGCTTAAGGTCTCTCGACTTCCTGAAATAA